A single Nitrospirota bacterium DNA region contains:
- a CDS encoding 2-oxoacid:acceptor oxidoreductase family protein, with protein MGNRYELRFSGSGGQGMILAGIIMAEAAAIYDGKQAVQSQSYGPESRGGASRSEVIISNEEIDYPKATSIDAMLALTQEACDKYCKDIKDGGILLIDSDEVKNVPKGNYKVYSFPIMATATNVLGKVIVANIISLGIMTELTKIITHEAMEKAVLARVPAAFTDLNKQAIKLGFEKGASLTPV; from the coding sequence ATGGGAAACAGATATGAGTTAAGATTCAGCGGTTCAGGCGGACAGGGAATGATATTAGCCGGGATAATAATGGCTGAGGCAGCGGCGATATACGACGGCAAACAGGCTGTGCAGAGCCAATCTTACGGACCGGAATCAAGAGGCGGAGCGTCCAGGAGTGAGGTCATTATCAGCAATGAAGAGATTGATTATCCGAAGGCAACCAGCATTGACGCCATGCTTGCCCTTACTCAGGAGGCATGTGATAAGTATTGCAAGGATATTAAGGATGGCGGAATCCTTCTGATTGATTCAGATGAAGTAAAGAATGTACCAAAAGGTAATTACAAGGTCTATTCATTTCCTATAATGGCAACAGCAACCAATGTCCTTGGGAAAGTGATAGTGGCAAACATTATATCTCTCGGCATTATGACTGAGCTCACTAAAATTATAACTCACGAGGCAATGGAGAAGGCAGTGCTCGCCCGAGTTCCTGCTGCATTTACAGATTTGAATAAACAGGCCATTAAACTTGGTTTTGAAAAGGGCGCCTCTCTTACCCCTGTATGA